In the Methylomonas rhizoryzae genome, one interval contains:
- a CDS encoding PilT/PilU family type 4a pilus ATPase: MEFKDYLKILVQHDGSDLYLTQNAPPAAKFQGTLKPLENVKLTAERLREIANSIMDADQRASFEHKPEMNLAIAEPGIGRFRVNIFKQRNTHALVIRNIKVDIPNADALGLPQILKDKIMEKRGLILFVGGTGSGKSTSLAALIDYRNGNSSGHIITIEDPIEYVHPHKRSLVNQREVGVDTLSYEDALKNTLRQAPDVILIGEIRSQETMEHALAFAETGHLCLSTLHANNANQALDRIINFFPEERRPQLLMDLSLNLQAFVSQRLVPTVEGKRVAAIEILLGTKLVSDLIQKGDVHAIKEAMEKSENIGMQTFDSHLLKLYKSGVISLEEALRNSDSPNNLKLKINLSEGLGSATAAKDKPAGDGGLSLQAIIKDEDENEDEH; encoded by the coding sequence ATGGAATTTAAAGACTATTTGAAGATATTGGTTCAACACGATGGTTCGGATTTGTATTTGACTCAAAATGCACCGCCTGCCGCGAAGTTTCAGGGAACGCTGAAGCCGTTGGAAAATGTTAAATTGACCGCCGAGCGGCTGCGCGAGATTGCAAACAGCATTATGGATGCCGACCAGCGTGCCAGCTTCGAGCATAAGCCGGAGATGAACTTGGCGATAGCCGAGCCGGGCATCGGCCGATTTCGGGTCAATATTTTCAAGCAGCGCAATACGCATGCCTTGGTCATCCGCAACATTAAAGTCGATATTCCTAATGCCGACGCGCTAGGATTGCCGCAAATCTTGAAAGACAAAATCATGGAAAAACGCGGTCTGATTTTGTTTGTAGGCGGCACAGGGTCCGGAAAGTCGACATCGTTGGCAGCATTAATCGATTATCGCAACGGTAATTCTTCCGGTCACATCATTACCATTGAAGACCCTATCGAATACGTCCACCCGCATAAACGATCGCTGGTTAACCAGCGTGAAGTCGGGGTAGATACTTTGAGTTACGAAGACGCGTTGAAAAATACCTTGCGGCAAGCGCCGGACGTGATTCTGATCGGGGAAATTCGCAGCCAGGAAACCATGGAGCATGCATTGGCATTCGCTGAAACCGGGCATTTATGCCTTTCGACATTGCACGCCAATAATGCCAACCAAGCCCTGGATAGAATTATCAATTTTTTTCCTGAAGAACGCCGGCCGCAGCTGCTAATGGATTTGTCGCTGAATTTGCAAGCTTTTGTATCCCAGCGTTTAGTACCCACGGTGGAAGGAAAACGGGTGGCGGCTATTGAAATCCTCCTGGGAACCAAGTTAGTCAGCGATTTGATTCAAAAGGGCGACGTGCATGCCATCAAGGAGGCCATGGAAAAATCCGAAAATATCGGTATGCAGACTTTCGATAGTCACTTGCTGAAACTATATAAAAGTGGAGTGATTTCCTTGGAGGAGGCTTTGCGCAATTCCGATTCACCTAACAACTTGAAATTGAAAATCAATTTAAGCGAGGGTTTAGGCTCTGCGACGGCTGCTAAAGACAAGCCGGCGGGTGACGGCGGCTTGTCGCTGCAGGCAATCATCAAAGACGAGGACGAAAATGAAGACGAGCACTGA
- a CDS encoding Nudix family hydrolase has product MLDPAPLHVAVGVIRNPDGRILLTQRAKNVHQGGLWEFPGGKLEPNESPEQALYRELHEEVGIEVHHARPLLKIKHRYPELAVLLDVWQVVGYSGTPYAREGQAMAWAKPDELSDYRFPAANYPIIAAVRLPDRYAILEGVNCSSISDKLELLKKQGISLLQFRCKSARTSEISQLHHQVAAFCKSNAITLLGNSDHNFEAHDIDGIHLTARRLVTLNHRPRGFDWVAASCHNIGELEHAQRIGVDFAVLAPVMPTPTHPDAPALGWSAVSSLVAEINIPVFAMGGLKATDLQRAIAAGCQGMAGISAFLTADKFTQKPDRSY; this is encoded by the coding sequence ATGTTAGATCCTGCCCCGTTGCATGTCGCTGTCGGCGTAATACGCAACCCGGACGGCCGAATTTTGTTGACTCAACGCGCCAAGAATGTTCACCAAGGCGGCTTATGGGAATTTCCCGGCGGTAAGCTGGAGCCGAATGAGTCTCCGGAACAAGCCTTATACCGAGAACTGCATGAGGAAGTCGGTATTGAGGTCCATCACGCACGACCGTTACTGAAAATCAAACATCGATACCCGGAGCTGGCGGTTCTGTTGGATGTGTGGCAAGTAGTCGGATATTCAGGAACGCCGTACGCGCGCGAAGGTCAAGCAATGGCCTGGGCTAAGCCCGACGAACTTTCCGATTACAGATTCCCTGCCGCTAACTATCCGATCATAGCAGCCGTGCGCCTACCCGATCGCTATGCAATTTTAGAGGGCGTAAATTGTTCTTCGATTTCGGACAAACTGGAATTATTAAAAAAGCAAGGCATCAGCCTGTTGCAATTTCGTTGTAAATCGGCCCGGACATCAGAAATTAGCCAGCTCCATCATCAGGTCGCTGCTTTTTGCAAAAGCAATGCTATTACCTTGCTTGGTAACTCCGATCATAACTTCGAAGCACACGATATCGACGGCATTCATCTTACGGCACGCCGGCTGGTAACCCTGAATCATCGCCCTCGCGGTTTCGACTGGGTTGCTGCATCTTGCCATAATATTGGGGAACTCGAACACGCACAACGCATTGGCGTGGATTTTGCTGTTTTAGCGCCCGTCATGCCTACCCCAACCCATCCGGACGCGCCTGCGTTGGGTTGGTCGGCTGTAAGCAGCTTAGTGGCCGAAATTAATATTCCGGTCTTCGCCATGGGCGGTTTGAAAGCGACCGATCTACAACGGGCAATTGCGGCCGGCTGCCAGGGTATGGCCGGTATTAGCGCTTTTTTAACGGCCGACAAATTCACTCAGAAGCCTGACCGGAGCTATTGA
- a CDS encoding tRNA (5-methylaminomethyl-2-thiouridylate)-methyltransferase: MAQQKKAVALISGGLDSMLAAKTIMAQGIHVEGINFFTGFCVEGHTHAIRKQDENKPKRNNSLWVAEQLGIKLHIIDIIEEYKQVLLNPKHGYGANMNPCLDCKIFMVNKAKQWMAENDFDFIITGEVVGQRPMSQRKQTMPIVAAESGADDLLVRPLSAQNLPTTLPERQGWIDRTKMHGFSGRSRKPQMALAKQYGFSDYAQPAGGCCFLTDESYSLKLVDLWQARGKRDYELDDVMLLKVGRHLRPRAHFKIIIAREDGEARFMSGYKNDFMSMYCTSHRGPLALIDGNPSDDDLQLAARITARYGQGREADSVEVAVRNPSGEERHLQVKPLPADEIEQGWFI; encoded by the coding sequence ATCGCTCAACAAAAAAAGGCTGTAGCACTGATTTCCGGCGGTTTAGATTCCATGCTGGCCGCCAAAACCATCATGGCTCAGGGCATACATGTCGAAGGCATTAACTTTTTCACCGGCTTCTGTGTTGAAGGTCATACTCACGCAATACGCAAGCAGGACGAAAACAAACCCAAGCGCAATAATTCGTTATGGGTCGCCGAACAACTGGGCATCAAGCTCCATATCATAGACATCATAGAAGAATACAAACAGGTCTTGCTCAATCCCAAACATGGTTATGGCGCAAATATGAACCCCTGCCTGGATTGCAAAATCTTCATGGTCAACAAAGCCAAACAATGGATGGCGGAAAACGACTTCGACTTCATCATCACCGGCGAAGTCGTCGGCCAACGCCCGATGTCGCAACGCAAACAAACCATGCCTATCGTTGCGGCCGAATCCGGCGCGGACGATTTATTAGTGCGACCTTTATCCGCGCAAAATTTGCCGACTACTTTGCCGGAACGCCAAGGCTGGATCGATCGTACAAAAATGCACGGCTTTAGCGGCCGTTCCAGGAAACCGCAAATGGCATTGGCCAAGCAGTACGGCTTTTCGGATTACGCGCAACCGGCCGGCGGCTGTTGTTTTTTAACGGACGAAAGCTATTCGCTGAAACTGGTCGATCTCTGGCAAGCCCGCGGAAAGCGCGATTATGAACTGGACGACGTCATGCTGTTAAAGGTCGGCCGTCATCTGCGGCCACGGGCGCACTTCAAAATCATTATCGCCCGCGAAGATGGCGAAGCTCGCTTCATGAGCGGTTATAAAAATGATTTCATGAGTATGTATTGTACTAGCCACCGCGGACCGCTAGCCTTGATAGACGGCAATCCCAGCGATGACGATCTGCAGTTGGCCGCCCGCATAACCGCCCGTTACGGACAAGGACGGGAGGCGGATTCAGTCGAGGTCGCGGTACGTAATCCTTCAGGAGAAGAGCGGCACTTGCAAGTTAAACCATTGCCCGCCGACGAAATCGAGCAGGGTTGGTTCATATGA
- the argJ gene encoding bifunctional glutamate N-acetyltransferase/amino-acid acetyltransferase ArgJ, translated as MAVGLCDFPTMHPVAGIKLGTCNAGIKQTQRDDVLIIQMAENGSCAAVFTQNAFCAAPVILARDHLTMGARWLLVNSGNANAGTGKQGLQDAFACCAAVADEVDAIAQQVLPFSTGVIGEPLPVDKIAGAIPKAVANLDESHWDKASRAIMTTDTFAKGASCAVEIAGQKITITGIAKGAGMIHPNMATMLSFVATDATVEQSVLQHILSEAVEQSFNRITVDGDTSTNDACVLLASGCSNAPEILPGTDHYAVFSAAVSQILKRLAELIVRDGEGATKLIRIAVEQAKDDAEAVLVAKTIAHSPLVKTAFFASDPNWGRILAAVGRAGLVNLELEKVQIYLGTVCIVEAGGRSPGYTEQDGQRVMDQAEIAITVRLGRGNACQEILTCDFSYDYVKINAEYRT; from the coding sequence ATGGCAGTAGGACTCTGTGATTTTCCAACTATGCATCCGGTAGCGGGAATCAAACTCGGTACGTGTAACGCGGGAATCAAACAAACACAACGAGATGACGTTTTAATCATTCAAATGGCTGAAAACGGCAGCTGTGCGGCAGTATTCACGCAAAACGCCTTCTGTGCGGCTCCGGTCATTCTCGCTCGAGATCATTTGACCATGGGAGCGCGCTGGTTGCTGGTCAACTCCGGTAACGCCAACGCCGGCACCGGCAAGCAAGGGCTACAGGATGCTTTTGCCTGCTGCGCAGCGGTGGCGGACGAAGTGGACGCTATAGCCCAACAGGTATTGCCCTTTTCTACCGGAGTCATCGGCGAGCCGCTGCCCGTGGACAAAATTGCCGGAGCAATACCCAAGGCGGTGGCCAATCTCGATGAATCACATTGGGATAAGGCCTCCCGAGCCATCATGACCACGGATACTTTCGCCAAAGGCGCTTCCTGTGCCGTCGAGATCGCCGGCCAAAAGATAACGATCACCGGTATCGCAAAAGGCGCCGGCATGATACATCCCAACATGGCGACTATGCTCAGTTTTGTCGCCACCGACGCGACGGTTGAACAATCCGTCTTGCAACACATTTTGTCCGAAGCGGTTGAACAATCATTTAACCGTATTACGGTGGACGGCGACACATCCACAAACGATGCTTGCGTTTTATTGGCATCCGGCTGCAGCAACGCTCCGGAAATATTGCCCGGCACGGATCACTACGCGGTATTTTCCGCAGCCGTCTCGCAAATACTCAAACGCCTGGCCGAGTTGATCGTACGAGACGGGGAAGGCGCGACCAAACTGATACGGATTGCGGTGGAGCAAGCGAAAGATGACGCCGAAGCCGTATTAGTGGCCAAAACGATTGCCCATTCACCCTTGGTTAAAACCGCATTTTTTGCCAGCGACCCGAATTGGGGGCGCATTTTGGCAGCAGTCGGCCGAGCCGGCCTTGTCAATTTAGAGTTAGAAAAAGTACAAATTTATCTGGGTACGGTTTGTATCGTCGAAGCCGGCGGACGCTCACCCGGCTATACCGAACAAGACGGGCAACGCGTAATGGATCAAGCGGAAATCGCAATTACGGTGCGGCTTGGCCGCGGCAACGCTTGCCAAGAAATTCTTACCTGCGATTTTTCCTACGATTACGTCAAGATCAATGCCGAATATCGCACATAA
- a CDS encoding sulfurtransferase TusA family protein: MNQETLNAHRLLCPLPVIRTQDKVKTLQAGDRLTVRCTDPGAMHDIPAWCRINGHKVLETKAENGEYVVVLEVA, from the coding sequence ATGAATCAAGAAACGTTAAACGCTCACCGCTTGCTCTGTCCTTTGCCGGTCATTCGCACTCAAGACAAAGTAAAAACCCTGCAAGCGGGCGACCGGTTAACCGTGCGCTGCACCGATCCGGGGGCCATGCACGACATTCCAGCCTGGTGCCGCATCAACGGCCACAAAGTTCTGGAAACCAAAGCCGAGAACGGCGAATATGTAGTGGTATTGGAAGTTGCTTAA
- a CDS encoding NGG1p interacting factor NIF3: MYQITFYVPASHLDKVKQALFSAGAGRYRSYDQCSWQTLGQGQFRPLAGAQPYLGVAGQLTKIAEYKVEMICESANLPAALNALFASHPYEQPAYAVQKILQASDIAD, encoded by the coding sequence ATGTATCAAATCACGTTCTACGTCCCTGCCAGTCACTTGGACAAGGTCAAACAAGCCTTGTTTAGCGCCGGCGCGGGACGTTATCGCAGTTATGATCAATGTTCATGGCAAACTTTAGGCCAGGGCCAATTTAGACCGCTGGCCGGCGCTCAACCCTATTTGGGCGTAGCCGGACAGCTCACCAAAATTGCCGAATATAAAGTGGAAATGATTTGCGAATCGGCAAATTTACCCGCTGCACTGAATGCCTTGTTCGCAAGCCACCCTTACGAACAACCCGCCTACGCCGTACAGAAAATCTTGCAAGCTTCCGATATCGCCGACTAA
- the coaE gene encoding dephospho-CoA kinase (Dephospho-CoA kinase (CoaE) performs the final step in coenzyme A biosynthesis.): protein MLRVGLTGGIGSGKSYVCRLFAQLGATVIDADLVARELVKPGRPLLNSLVQLFGEGIILPNGELDRLQLRNIVFSDHSRRKALDAIMHPAIYQQIESELGSFQCGYYIIALPLLLETRHLASIDRILVVDCSEELQVLRVVKRDNVEPEQVRAIMAVQTSRQLRLQAADDVIENSGDESLLADRVKKLHQFYLALANLRTTPA, encoded by the coding sequence ATGTTACGGGTCGGTTTAACCGGCGGTATCGGCAGCGGCAAGAGTTATGTTTGCCGCTTATTTGCGCAATTGGGCGCAACGGTTATTGATGCTGATCTGGTAGCTAGGGAGTTAGTGAAACCGGGGCGGCCATTGCTGAATAGCCTAGTTCAACTGTTTGGAGAAGGCATTATTTTGCCGAACGGCGAGTTAGACAGGCTGCAGTTGAGAAACATCGTTTTTTCCGACCACTCGCGTCGTAAAGCGCTGGATGCTATCATGCACCCCGCAATTTACCAGCAGATTGAATCGGAGCTAGGGAGTTTTCAGTGCGGATATTACATCATCGCTCTCCCTTTATTATTGGAAACGCGTCATTTGGCTTCCATCGATCGCATTTTAGTTGTGGATTGTTCCGAGGAGTTGCAAGTATTACGCGTAGTGAAACGCGATAATGTCGAGCCGGAGCAGGTGCGCGCAATTATGGCTGTACAAACCAGCCGGCAGCTCCGGCTTCAAGCTGCGGATGACGTAATAGAAAATTCAGGTGACGAAAGCTTGCTTGCCGACCGCGTGAAAAAATTGCATCAATTTTACCTTGCATTAGCCAACTTAAGGACTACGCCGGCTTGA
- a CDS encoding AAA family ATPase: protein MRILNLYFKNINSLEGESRIHFDKGPIADSGVFAITGPNGSGKSSILDAMTLALYGETYRLNKPATHVVTKHAQECAAQVEFAVENSRYRSAWRIDLVNHLNEQIDLAQPSMQLWEITGQEVLLAETPNQVRKLIAELTGMDFHKFSKSIVLPQGDFAAFLRALDSERMDILEKISGSSIYSDQIKQLEAKHAQISQTLTQLRQDLAALPLMSQAEVDAAIHDLEDNQDEVADLKQKQQRYQSNLAQALQIAELEQTQQKLHIQQQTLTTDLHLRESQLAQIDQHAAALHYRSDIELLDQKQTQIRTYQTELEQIRHELTLLQAKLAASNATAAPPLSEKSLAEQQQAIDSLKLSVSELKLELPRQQELAESIRQAIHNSQNAQSELDLWLDKHSSDAVLVEQFPDVVRLRNLRNELVELGKKQKNQTNWSKNTGASLQKTKDSLQKLQAELKDSTAKIEADRQTLAELAQGRPIDSLLDLQQEQQNRVNDFLELISLANATAKLTHKGLLSWLGIKKPAETPLDANLLVSRVDELHIEIAREENIIKVLERALRNEALVKKMSAERAKLIEGQPCFLCGSTTHPYAQKPPVFTDAKQALHDQRNKIQALKSRLEQANAQLISTEKQNFRLSAKQKRLQQMQSQWTLLANRLNIMRAEMHIENLSLQKYLLAHEMEELDKINGTVKQHQSLQRSIAKMQADVAAKQEQQQKLVLSVTELEAAWANRPADYDEVEKRFTECRLEEQALSTALKQQLATLGEKLPGRGKENSLFDRLNARRQDYQVYQLRKQGVLKEVAGLQEQLRAGENRITLCQQQLQQYSENLNSQEQLGIHIAIIEKQKLLIAREHELRIVQIEHNTILETVAHRLAGTSIKDITMLRELLALIARQAEIQAAHDNLKAQLDENAERRVGLQTELAEAYAQASDLPAPQELQHELQQIANRIELFEHEIVRLEQKLEKQNTYRDQFESLSRQLEQQSKLYEQTGSELQAIQDDPAGFKQRIRQILADRLLAETNRILERLSGRYFVRSGVSEHGLALEIEDSKQQNVRRLPQTLSGGESFVVSLALALALAEIAGNGKSIDSFFLDEGFGNLDAESLYLVMSTLENLKTHGKVIGVISHIDGVKKRIKTQIELVKKPNGLSELKMVA from the coding sequence ATGCGCATACTTAATCTGTACTTCAAAAACATCAATTCGCTGGAAGGCGAGAGCCGCATTCATTTTGATAAAGGCCCGATTGCCGACAGCGGCGTGTTCGCGATTACCGGGCCGAACGGCTCCGGAAAGTCGAGCATACTTGATGCAATGACCCTAGCGTTATACGGAGAAACCTATCGGCTAAACAAGCCTGCAACCCACGTCGTCACCAAGCACGCGCAAGAATGTGCCGCGCAAGTCGAATTTGCGGTTGAAAACAGCCGCTACAGAAGCGCTTGGCGCATAGACCTCGTCAACCATTTAAATGAACAGATTGACTTAGCCCAGCCGAGCATGCAGCTATGGGAAATCACCGGCCAGGAGGTATTGCTCGCCGAAACGCCTAATCAGGTGCGCAAGCTAATCGCCGAATTGACCGGGATGGATTTTCACAAATTCAGCAAATCCATTGTTCTACCCCAAGGGGATTTCGCCGCGTTTTTACGCGCCCTGGATAGCGAACGCATGGATATTTTGGAAAAGATCAGCGGATCATCCATCTATTCCGACCAAATTAAACAACTGGAAGCCAAGCATGCACAGATAAGCCAAACCCTTACCCAACTAAGGCAAGACTTGGCGGCCCTACCGCTAATGAGCCAAGCGGAAGTCGATGCCGCAATCCATGACTTAGAAGACAACCAAGACGAAGTTGCCGATTTAAAACAAAAACAGCAACGATACCAAAGCAATTTGGCACAAGCCCTGCAGATTGCCGAGCTTGAACAGACACAACAAAAACTGCACATCCAGCAACAGACATTAACGACCGACTTACACCTGCGAGAATCTCAATTAGCACAGATCGATCAACACGCCGCCGCACTACACTACCGTAGCGACATAGAATTACTGGACCAAAAACAAACGCAGATCAGAACCTACCAAACCGAACTCGAGCAAATTCGTCACGAATTAACGCTTCTACAAGCCAAGCTTGCCGCGTCAAACGCCACAGCAGCACCGCCCTTGTCCGAGAAATCGTTGGCCGAACAGCAACAAGCCATAGACTCACTAAAACTTTCGGTCAGCGAACTAAAACTTGAATTGCCTCGCCAACAGGAATTAGCCGAGTCTATCCGCCAAGCGATACACAATAGCCAAAATGCACAAAGCGAATTAGACCTCTGGCTGGATAAGCACTCGAGCGATGCTGTACTGGTCGAACAATTTCCCGATGTTGTCCGCTTACGCAATTTACGCAATGAACTCGTTGAACTCGGCAAAAAACAAAAAAACCAGACTAATTGGAGCAAAAATACCGGGGCTTCATTGCAGAAGACAAAGGACTCCCTGCAAAAGCTACAAGCCGAATTGAAAGACTCGACCGCCAAGATAGAAGCTGATCGGCAAACCTTGGCCGAATTAGCTCAAGGTAGACCAATCGACAGCTTGCTCGACTTGCAACAAGAACAGCAAAACCGCGTCAATGATTTCTTAGAGTTGATCTCGCTAGCAAACGCCACAGCCAAACTCACCCATAAAGGCTTGCTGAGCTGGCTAGGCATCAAAAAGCCTGCCGAAACCCCGCTGGACGCCAACCTGCTGGTGTCTCGCGTCGACGAACTGCACATAGAAATCGCCCGAGAAGAAAACATCATCAAAGTCTTGGAACGCGCCTTGCGCAACGAGGCTCTGGTCAAAAAAATGAGCGCCGAAAGAGCCAAATTGATCGAAGGCCAGCCGTGTTTCTTGTGCGGCTCTACAACTCATCCTTATGCGCAAAAGCCGCCGGTCTTTACCGATGCCAAACAAGCGCTCCATGATCAACGCAACAAAATCCAGGCCTTAAAATCGCGTCTGGAGCAGGCTAACGCCCAGCTCATCAGCACCGAAAAACAAAATTTCCGCTTAAGCGCCAAACAGAAACGTTTGCAACAAATGCAATCACAATGGACGCTATTGGCTAATCGCTTGAACATCATGCGCGCCGAAATGCATATCGAAAATTTGTCGCTGCAAAAATATTTACTGGCGCATGAAATGGAAGAGCTGGACAAAATAAACGGCACGGTCAAGCAACACCAAAGTTTACAGCGCAGCATCGCCAAGATGCAGGCCGATGTTGCCGCCAAACAAGAACAGCAACAAAAATTGGTGCTCAGCGTCACCGAGTTGGAAGCCGCATGGGCCAATAGGCCTGCGGATTACGATGAAGTGGAAAAGCGCTTCACAGAATGCCGGCTGGAAGAACAAGCATTAAGTACCGCGCTTAAACAACAACTGGCAACCTTAGGCGAAAAACTGCCGGGGCGCGGCAAAGAAAACTCCTTGTTCGATCGTCTCAACGCCAGACGCCAGGATTACCAAGTCTATCAGCTCCGAAAACAAGGAGTCCTCAAGGAAGTCGCCGGCTTGCAAGAACAATTGCGGGCCGGCGAAAACCGCATAACGCTGTGTCAGCAGCAATTACAACAATACAGCGAGAATTTAAATAGCCAAGAACAGCTAGGCATTCACATCGCCATCATCGAAAAACAAAAACTGTTGATCGCCCGCGAACACGAATTGCGCATCGTACAAATAGAACACAACACCATCTTGGAAACCGTCGCACACCGACTTGCCGGCACTTCCATTAAGGACATCACCATGTTGCGAGAGCTACTCGCGCTCATTGCCCGGCAAGCCGAAATTCAAGCGGCCCACGACAACCTCAAGGCGCAGCTTGACGAAAATGCCGAGCGCCGGGTAGGACTGCAAACAGAATTGGCCGAGGCCTATGCACAGGCAAGCGATTTGCCGGCTCCGCAAGAGCTTCAACACGAACTGCAACAAATCGCCAATCGGATCGAGCTATTCGAGCACGAAATCGTCCGCTTGGAGCAGAAACTCGAAAAACAAAATACCTATCGCGATCAATTTGAAAGCTTATCGCGACAATTAGAGCAGCAAAGTAAACTTTACGAACAAACCGGCAGCGAATTGCAGGCTATTCAGGACGATCCCGCCGGTTTCAAGCAACGCATACGGCAAATACTGGCAGACCGGCTATTGGCGGAAACCAATCGCATCTTGGAACGGTTAAGCGGCCGCTATTTTGTCCGTAGCGGTGTCAGCGAACACGGTTTGGCTTTGGAAATAGAGGACAGCAAGCAACAAAACGTGCGCCGCTTGCCGCAAACGCTTTCGGGCGGAGAAAGCTTTGTCGTCAGCTTGGCTCTGGCACTCGCTTTAGCCGAAATCGCCGGCAACGGTAAGTCGATCGACTCGTTCTTTTTGGACGAAGGATTCGGCAATCTGGATGCGGAATCGCTATACCTAGTGATGTCCACGTTGGAGAACCTAAAAACTCACGGTAAAGTGATAGGCGTTATTTCCCATATCGACGGCGTGAAAAAGCGTATCAAGACCCAAATCGAATTGGTTAAAAAACCCAACGGGCTTAGCGAATTGAAAATGGTCGCTTGA
- the yacG gene encoding DNA gyrase inhibitor YacG, producing MSEQNLFFVSCPTCKKQVPWVAQQRYKPFCSQRCKLIDLGDWATEAHKIPGEPVEFSELNSSGQASE from the coding sequence ATGAGCGAGCAAAACCTGTTTTTTGTGTCGTGTCCGACTTGTAAAAAACAGGTGCCTTGGGTTGCTCAGCAGCGCTATAAGCCGTTTTGCAGCCAACGTTGCAAATTGATCGACTTAGGTGATTGGGCCACCGAGGCGCATAAAATTCCAGGCGAACCGGTCGAATTTTCCGAGCTCAATAGCTCCGGTCAGGCTTCTGAGTGA
- the zapD gene encoding cell division protein ZapD, which produces MNTQTIYEFPLNERVRVFMRLEQLFQQLNHFMAGGSVFDKRAAIDSLLDILTIFGRSDLKSELIKELERHSKVLGHLSQSEEVDRHKLQTILDQLSQASRKLYNASGKIGISVLESGLFQSISQRSAIPGGTYSFDLPAFHYWLEQDAVQQQKDLETWTQPFVDIQLAIDLILGFIRQSCVPRQELAHAGFFQLALDKNHPVQLLRVGVPKAAGCFAEISGGKHRFSIRFLLPSTDENRPVQTQEDVVFNLARCAV; this is translated from the coding sequence TTGAATACACAAACGATCTACGAATTTCCGTTGAACGAGAGAGTTCGGGTGTTTATGCGTTTGGAACAATTGTTTCAACAACTCAACCACTTTATGGCGGGTGGTTCGGTATTCGATAAAAGGGCTGCTATCGATTCTTTGCTGGATATTCTGACGATTTTCGGCCGTAGTGATTTGAAATCGGAATTAATCAAGGAATTGGAGCGCCATTCCAAAGTGCTTGGGCATTTAAGTCAGAGCGAGGAAGTTGATCGCCACAAGTTGCAAACCATACTGGACCAGCTGAGCCAGGCGAGCCGCAAACTATATAATGCCAGCGGTAAAATCGGCATTAGCGTTTTAGAAAGCGGATTGTTTCAAAGTATTTCCCAACGTAGCGCAATCCCGGGTGGGACCTATTCGTTTGACTTGCCCGCTTTTCATTATTGGCTGGAACAAGATGCGGTACAGCAGCAGAAGGATTTAGAAACCTGGACTCAGCCGTTTGTTGATATTCAATTGGCTATCGATTTGATTTTGGGATTCATCCGGCAAAGTTGCGTTCCGCGGCAAGAGCTTGCACACGCAGGATTTTTTCAACTAGCGTTGGATAAAAATCATCCGGTTCAATTGCTTAGGGTGGGTGTGCCTAAAGCGGCGGGTTGTTTTGCCGAAATCAGTGGCGGTAAGCACAGGTTTAGTATTCGGTTTTTGCTTCCGTCTACCGATGAGAATCGTCCGGTACAAACTCAAGAGGACGTGGTATTCAATTTGGCGCGCTGTGCCGTGTGA
- the lexA gene encoding transcriptional repressor LexA, producing the protein MNLTRKQQDLFYFLLNNLDNLPQPLTLEALCSAMGLKSRGSLHGHIKALIDAELLEAPERKQRGIRLTERGKSYAKPKPNTQENRLPLVGVIAAGRPIEALENISYITVPHQLQTEKPCYVLKVKGDSMIEQGIFDGDWVIIEQRSHARNGEIVVALIDKSDATLKIIEQYPHETLLIPANPDLNVMRYRPEQIEIQGVLVGQMRSYVSHH; encoded by the coding sequence ATGAATCTGACTCGCAAACAACAAGACCTTTTCTACTTTTTACTGAACAACCTGGACAACTTACCTCAACCCTTAACGCTAGAGGCATTATGCTCGGCCATGGGTTTGAAATCCCGCGGCTCACTACACGGACACATCAAAGCCTTGATAGACGCCGAGCTATTGGAGGCTCCGGAACGTAAACAACGCGGCATCCGTTTAACCGAGCGCGGAAAGTCTTACGCCAAACCCAAACCAAATACACAAGAGAATCGCCTGCCTTTGGTAGGGGTCATTGCGGCCGGCCGGCCCATAGAGGCTCTGGAAAACATCAGTTACATAACCGTCCCGCACCAATTGCAGACGGAAAAACCTTGTTATGTCTTAAAAGTTAAAGGCGACTCCATGATAGAACAAGGCATATTCGATGGAGACTGGGTCATTATCGAACAACGCAGCCACGCCAGAAACGGCGAAATCGTAGTCGCGTTGATCGACAAATCCGACGCAACCCTGAAAATTATCGAGCAATATCCGCACGAAACCCTATTAATCCCCGCCAATCCAGACTTGAACGTCATGCGTTACCGCCCCGAGCAAATCGAAATTCAAGGGGTATTGGTCGGACAAATGCGTAGCTATGTCTCTCACCATTAG